One Gemmatimonadetes bacterium T265 genomic region harbors:
- the exaA gene encoding quinoprotein ethanol dehydrogenase, with amino-acid sequence MPSFRRSLARVAALAGVLPLAGCQYLQFASFLKRPDDPRPRGHHATTRGPAFSTPLARTAVDPAADWPAYNGPPTGTRYSPLAEITTANVATLRPTCTAALGERTAMQSGPVVVAGVLYVTSATRTWAIDAATCALRWSHRYDYRPKPDYDLKTNRGVAYLDTPDGPRLFRGANDGRVYALNARTGEEVWNVRAGDVALGETFPAAPVAWRGLVYLGNAGGDNYGVVGRIMAFDVRTGARVWSTPLIPRAGAAAATWPAETDRTPRTGATTWTSYTIDTLRGLLYVPTGNAGPDFQDADRPGTNLHTYSVVALDLATGELRRAWQLLSHDFHDWDVAAAPLLLTTAGGTATVAVAGKDGHVYGLLEGGGRRFATPTTTLQNGDAPLTPAGTRFCPGVQGGTEWNGPAYAPGPNLLYVGAVDWCTTVRIEPPERLKGKVGIPWTGSARLLEPFGHMDPRDQGRGWLTAVDADDGAVRWRYASPTPLVAGVLATAGGLVFTADLVGNVLAFDARSGAERWRTNTGQPIGGGVVSYGVAGRQYLAVASGLHAPLTWMRTSSEATVVVYALP; translated from the coding sequence ATGCCGTCCTTTCGCCGTTCCCTGGCCCGCGTCGCCGCGCTCGCCGGCGTGCTCCCGCTCGCCGGATGCCAGTACTTGCAGTTCGCGAGCTTCCTCAAGCGGCCCGACGACCCGCGCCCTCGAGGCCACCACGCGACGACGCGCGGTCCCGCCTTCTCCACCCCGCTCGCGCGCACCGCGGTCGACCCCGCGGCCGACTGGCCCGCCTACAACGGCCCGCCGACCGGGACGCGCTACTCGCCGCTCGCCGAGATCACGACGGCGAACGTCGCCACGCTCCGCCCGACCTGCACCGCCGCGCTCGGTGAGCGGACCGCGATGCAGTCCGGTCCGGTCGTCGTCGCGGGCGTGCTTTACGTGACGAGCGCTACCCGCACCTGGGCGATCGACGCCGCCACCTGCGCCCTCCGGTGGTCGCACCGCTACGACTACCGTCCCAAGCCCGACTACGACCTGAAGACCAACCGTGGCGTCGCGTACCTCGACACCCCCGACGGTCCGCGCCTCTTTCGCGGCGCGAACGACGGCCGGGTCTACGCCCTGAACGCGCGCACGGGTGAGGAGGTGTGGAACGTGCGCGCGGGCGACGTCGCGTTGGGCGAGACGTTTCCCGCCGCGCCCGTCGCGTGGCGCGGCCTCGTCTACCTCGGCAACGCCGGCGGCGACAACTACGGGGTCGTTGGGCGGATCATGGCGTTCGACGTGCGCACCGGCGCGCGCGTCTGGAGCACGCCGCTGATCCCGCGCGCCGGCGCGGCCGCGGCGACGTGGCCGGCCGAGACCGATCGCACGCCGCGCACCGGGGCGACGACGTGGACCTCGTATACGATTGATACCCTGCGCGGACTGCTCTACGTCCCGACCGGGAACGCGGGGCCGGACTTTCAGGACGCGGACCGGCCTGGCACCAACCTGCACACGTATTCCGTGGTCGCGCTCGACCTCGCGACGGGCGAGCTCCGGCGCGCGTGGCAACTCCTCTCACACGACTTTCACGACTGGGACGTCGCCGCGGCCCCGCTGCTGCTCACGACCGCGGGCGGCACGGCGACCGTGGCGGTCGCGGGCAAGGACGGCCACGTGTACGGGCTGCTCGAGGGTGGCGGGCGACGCTTCGCGACGCCGACCACCACGCTCCAGAACGGCGACGCGCCGCTGACCCCTGCCGGCACGCGGTTCTGTCCGGGCGTGCAGGGCGGCACCGAGTGGAACGGCCCGGCGTACGCGCCCGGGCCCAACCTGCTCTACGTCGGCGCCGTCGACTGGTGCACCACGGTGCGTATCGAGCCCCCGGAACGCCTGAAGGGGAAGGTCGGAATTCCGTGGACGGGGAGCGCGCGGCTGCTCGAGCCGTTTGGCCACATGGACCCGCGCGACCAGGGACGCGGCTGGCTGACGGCGGTCGACGCGGACGACGGCGCGGTCCGCTGGCGCTACGCGTCGCCGACCCCGCTCGTCGCCGGGGTGCTCGCGACGGCGGGCGGGCTCGTGTTCACCGCGGACCTCGTCGGCAACGTGCTCGCCTTCGATGCGCGCAGCGGGGCCGAGCGGTGGCGCACGAACACGGGACAGCCGATCGGGGGCGGGGTGGTGAGCTACGGGGTCGCGGGCCGGCAGTACCTCGCGGTCGCGTCCGGGCTCCACGCGCCGCTCACGTGGATGCGCACGAGTTCGGAGGCCACGGTCGTCGTTTACGCGCTGCCGTGA
- a CDS encoding copper-binding protein, producing the protein MPRMDATAWGVLGGGVALIALVLWYFFGEREAVRAAPTAGGVQEVKVTVKGGYAPDVIVVQQGRPVRLDFYRDETASCSDTVVFGDFGISRALPAYQTTRVEFTPDTAGEFTFTCGMRMMRGKLVVEPA; encoded by the coding sequence ATGCCGCGCATGGACGCGACCGCGTGGGGCGTGCTCGGCGGCGGCGTGGCGCTGATCGCGCTGGTGCTCTGGTACTTCTTCGGCGAGCGCGAGGCCGTGCGCGCGGCACCGACCGCGGGCGGCGTGCAGGAAGTGAAGGTGACGGTCAAGGGAGGCTACGCGCCCGACGTGATCGTCGTCCAGCAAGGGCGTCCGGTACGGCTCGACTTCTACCGCGACGAGACGGCGTCCTGCAGCGACACCGTGGTGTTCGGCGACTTCGGCATCTCGCGCGCGCTGCCCGCGTATCAGACCACGCGCGTGGAGTTCACACCCGACACGGCCGGCGAGTTCACGTTCACCTGCGGCATGCGCATGATGCGGGGGAAGCTGGTCGTCGAGCCGGCCTGA
- the actP2 gene encoding copper-transporting ATPase 2, whose translation MTQHLEASHPGTRHDAQFGATSGDAGAGVIEPAPLHGDRHTRSTPDGAGERVDLPITGMTCAACARRIETKLGRAPGVTRAAVNFATSRATVEYDPASTGTRQLVGVVEDVGYGVAGTARADFVVDDSARPSGSAAPLEQRLKALPGVVDASFNLATMQVRAEYLPNAVDVARIRRELEGFGYRVRDTPGGGGDAAAVDTEAEARAEEVRDLRHKLWIAAVLALPVLVIAMSHGRVALFNQPWINGLQLALTTPVVLYSGRQFYRGAWAAFRHRAADMNTLIAIGTGAAYLYSVAATVAPHAFAATAGRSATSGMPGSGMPGMAGMPAPGAPVYAPVYFEAASVIIALILVGRLLEARAKGQTSDAIRRLVGLQAKTARVVRDGPNGPAEMDVRVEEVVPGDTVIVRPGEKIPVDGRVLSGTSAVDESMLTGESLPVDKAPGDAVFGATVNATGSFRFEATKVGRDTALQQIVRLVEDAQGAKAPIARLADVISGIFTPVVLSIAIATFVGWFLLAPHETRFTEALVAFVSVLIIACPCALGLATPTAIMVGTGRGAEHGVLIKGGEALETAYKLQTLVLDKTGTITEGRPALTDVVPLGDAAADEVLRLAASAERGSEHPLGEAIVRGAEARGLRLADATAFNAVAGHGIEATVDGRRLLLGNVTLMRERAVAGLDDRPPGEGPEAHAAQLAGEGKTPMYAAFDGQLVGLIAVADRVKPEAREAIAALRRMGLDVVMMTGDNRRTAEAVAREVGIGRVLADVLPQQKAAEVKRLQRAEGKIVGMVGDGINDAPALAQADVGIAIGTGTDVAIEASDVTLVGGDLRGVVTAIALSKATIRTVRQNLFWAFAYNTLGIPIAAGLLYPFTGWLLSPVLASAAMSVSSVSVVANSLRLRRFRPPAAAGRA comes from the coding sequence ATGACGCAGCACCTCGAAGCATCGCACCCCGGCACGCGACACGATGCGCAGTTTGGCGCGACGTCGGGCGACGCGGGCGCGGGCGTGATTGAGCCCGCGCCGCTCCACGGCGACCGGCACACGCGCAGCACGCCGGACGGCGCTGGCGAGCGTGTGGACCTGCCCATCACCGGGATGACGTGCGCGGCGTGCGCGCGGCGGATCGAGACCAAACTGGGCCGGGCGCCCGGCGTGACCCGCGCGGCGGTGAACTTCGCGACGTCGCGCGCCACGGTCGAATACGACCCGGCGAGCACGGGCACTCGCCAACTCGTCGGCGTGGTGGAGGACGTGGGCTACGGCGTCGCCGGCACCGCACGCGCCGACTTCGTGGTCGACGACTCGGCGCGCCCGTCCGGCTCCGCGGCCCCGCTCGAGCAGCGCCTCAAGGCGCTCCCCGGCGTGGTCGACGCCTCGTTCAACCTCGCCACCATGCAGGTCCGCGCGGAGTACCTGCCGAACGCGGTCGACGTCGCACGCATCCGCCGCGAGCTCGAAGGGTTCGGCTATCGCGTGCGCGACACGCCCGGCGGGGGCGGAGACGCGGCCGCCGTGGACACCGAGGCGGAGGCGCGGGCGGAGGAGGTGCGGGACCTGCGGCACAAGCTCTGGATCGCCGCGGTACTCGCGCTCCCGGTGCTCGTGATCGCGATGTCGCACGGGCGCGTCGCGCTGTTCAACCAGCCGTGGATCAACGGGCTGCAGCTCGCGCTCACGACGCCCGTCGTCCTCTACAGCGGGCGCCAGTTCTACCGCGGCGCGTGGGCGGCCTTCCGCCACCGCGCGGCCGACATGAACACGCTGATCGCGATCGGCACCGGTGCGGCGTACCTCTACTCGGTCGCGGCCACCGTGGCGCCGCACGCCTTCGCGGCCACCGCGGGCCGGAGCGCCACGTCGGGGATGCCGGGCTCGGGCATGCCGGGCATGGCCGGAATGCCCGCCCCCGGTGCGCCGGTCTACGCGCCCGTGTACTTCGAGGCGGCGAGCGTCATCATCGCCCTGATCCTCGTCGGCCGCCTGCTGGAGGCGCGTGCCAAGGGGCAGACGTCGGACGCGATCCGCCGCCTCGTCGGGCTCCAGGCGAAGACGGCCCGCGTGGTCCGCGACGGCCCGAACGGTCCCGCGGAGATGGACGTCCGCGTCGAGGAGGTCGTGCCCGGCGACACGGTGATCGTACGACCCGGCGAGAAGATCCCCGTCGACGGCCGCGTGCTGTCTGGCACCTCGGCGGTCGACGAGTCGATGCTCACGGGCGAGTCGCTGCCGGTCGACAAGGCGCCGGGCGACGCGGTGTTCGGCGCGACGGTCAACGCGACCGGCAGCTTCCGCTTCGAGGCGACCAAGGTCGGCCGCGACACCGCGCTGCAGCAGATCGTGCGGCTCGTCGAGGACGCGCAGGGGGCGAAGGCGCCGATCGCCCGACTCGCCGACGTCATCAGCGGCATCTTCACGCCAGTCGTGCTCTCGATCGCGATCGCGACGTTCGTCGGGTGGTTCCTGCTCGCGCCGCACGAGACGCGGTTCACGGAGGCGCTCGTGGCCTTCGTTTCCGTGCTCATCATCGCCTGCCCGTGCGCGCTCGGCCTCGCCACGCCGACGGCGATCATGGTGGGCACGGGGCGCGGCGCCGAGCACGGGGTGCTGATCAAGGGCGGCGAGGCGCTCGAGACGGCCTACAAGCTACAGACGCTCGTGCTCGACAAGACGGGGACGATCACGGAAGGGCGGCCCGCCCTCACCGACGTCGTACCACTCGGCGACGCGGCGGCGGACGAGGTGCTGCGCCTCGCGGCGAGTGCGGAGCGGGGGAGCGAGCATCCATTAGGCGAGGCCATCGTGCGCGGCGCGGAGGCGCGCGGGCTCCGGCTCGCCGACGCGACCGCGTTCAACGCCGTCGCGGGCCACGGGATCGAGGCGACGGTCGACGGCCGCCGGCTCCTGCTCGGGAACGTGACGCTGATGCGGGAGCGGGCCGTCGCCGGGCTCGACGACCGCCCGCCCGGGGAAGGCCCAGAAGCGCACGCCGCACAGCTCGCGGGCGAGGGCAAGACGCCGATGTACGCCGCGTTCGACGGCCAGCTCGTCGGACTGATCGCGGTGGCGGACCGCGTCAAGCCCGAGGCGCGCGAGGCCATCGCGGCGCTCAGGCGGATGGGCCTCGACGTGGTCATGATGACCGGTGACAACCGGCGCACCGCGGAGGCCGTCGCGCGCGAGGTGGGGATCGGCCGCGTGCTGGCCGACGTGCTCCCGCAGCAGAAGGCCGCCGAGGTGAAGCGACTCCAGCGAGCCGAGGGCAAGATCGTCGGCATGGTGGGCGACGGCATCAACGACGCGCCCGCGCTCGCGCAGGCCGACGTCGGGATCGCGATCGGGACCGGCACCGACGTCGCGATCGAGGCGAGCGACGTCACCCTCGTCGGCGGCGACCTGCGCGGCGTGGTGACCGCGATCGCCCTGTCGAAGGCGACGATCCGGACCGTGCGGCAGAATCTGTTCTGGGCCTTCGCCTACAACACGCTCGGGATCCCGATCGCGGCGGGGCTCCTGTATCCGTTTACCGGCTGGCTCTTGTCGCCCGTGCTCGCGAGTGCGGCGATGAGCGTCTCCAGCGTCAGCGTCGTCGCCAACAGCCTGCGACTGCGGCGGTTCCGGCCGCCGGCGGCGGCGGGGAGGGCCTAA
- a CDS encoding copper ion-binding protein — protein sequence MKQLRLAIEGMSCGHCVASVRRALGTLDGVEVQDVAVGAARVAYDPARTRADAIAEAVRDEGYAAQPVPVVVA from the coding sequence ATGAAACAGCTGCGACTGGCGATCGAGGGGATGAGCTGCGGACACTGCGTCGCGAGCGTGCGGCGCGCGCTCGGCACGCTCGACGGGGTCGAGGTGCAGGACGTGGCGGTCGGCGCGGCCCGCGTCGCGTACGACCCGGCGCGCACCCGCGCGGACGCGATCGCCGAGGCGGTGCGGGACGAGGGGTACGCGGCGCAGCCGGTCCCGGTCGTGGTGGCCTAA
- a CDS encoding transporter — protein sequence MLQTAPPLQSPTDAVGLVARTLRGMVAGSLARLPYFVIGLVVLLLFYVAGRLVRRVAHEAGERTRLDVELADIFGKLAVILVTALGVLVAAVIVFPSFTPAGLVQGLGVTSVAVGFAFKDILQNFFAGILILLRKPFVVGDQIRVKDFEGTVEEITTRSTRLKTYDGERVVLPNGDVYTSSILVRTAYPTRRVKFGVGVGYPDSIEEARAAILRVVGGAEGVLADPAPSAYVEELAGSSVNFAVYFWTDSHQANVLAVRDRVATGIKHALDAAKIDMPFPHTVVLFHDQTGNSADDAAGDAPARGRNGARAAGGSAAPSPPSR from the coding sequence ATGCTCCAGACCGCCCCCCCACTCCAGTCCCCCACCGACGCCGTCGGCCTCGTCGCCCGGACGCTGCGCGGCATGGTCGCCGGCTCCCTCGCGCGGCTCCCGTACTTCGTCATCGGCCTGGTCGTCCTGCTGCTCTTCTACGTCGCCGGGCGCCTCGTCCGCCGCGTGGCGCACGAGGCCGGCGAGCGCACCCGGCTCGACGTCGAGCTGGCCGACATCTTCGGCAAGCTCGCCGTCATCCTCGTCACCGCGCTCGGCGTGCTCGTCGCGGCGGTCATCGTTTTCCCATCGTTCACCCCCGCGGGGCTCGTGCAGGGGCTGGGGGTCACGTCGGTCGCGGTCGGCTTCGCCTTCAAGGACATCCTGCAGAACTTCTTCGCCGGCATCCTGATCCTCCTGCGCAAGCCGTTCGTCGTCGGCGACCAGATCCGCGTCAAGGACTTCGAGGGCACGGTCGAGGAGATTACGACCCGCTCGACGCGGCTCAAGACTTACGACGGCGAGCGCGTCGTCCTCCCGAATGGCGACGTGTACACGAGCAGCATCCTCGTACGCACCGCGTATCCCACGCGGCGCGTCAAGTTCGGGGTCGGCGTCGGCTACCCCGACTCGATCGAGGAGGCACGCGCGGCGATCCTACGCGTGGTCGGCGGGGCCGAGGGCGTGCTCGCCGACCCCGCGCCGTCGGCGTACGTCGAGGAGCTGGCGGGGTCGTCGGTCAACTTCGCCGTGTACTTCTGGACCGACTCGCACCAGGCCAACGTGCTCGCGGTGCGCGACCGCGTGGCGACGGGGATCAAGCACGCGCTGGACGCGGCCAAGATCGACATGCCGTTCCCGCACACCGTGGTGCTCTTCCACGACCAGACCGGGAACAGTGCGGACGACGCGGCCGGCGACGCGCCGGCGCGCGGGCGGAACGGGGCGCGGGCGGCGGGCGGGTCCGCGGCGCCGTCCCCGCCGTCCCGGTAG
- a CDS encoding hypothetical protein (frameshifted, insertion at around 67174, deletion at around 67250,67123;~possible pseudo due to internal stop codon), with translation MPPHWLTVLSWVSLGAAALSPVAILADNYVFGHRQRMRVMEAVWPVTALYFGPVAVWAYYRWARAAAPHTGMHGDHPPHANAGRAKMAMPMASLDRPFW, from the coding sequence ATGCCACCGCACTGGCTGACCGTGCTGTCCTGGGTGTCGTTGGGCGCCGCCGCGCTCTCGCCGGTCGCCATTCTCGCCGACAACTACGTCTTTGGGCATCGGCAGCGGATGCGCGTGATGGAAGCCGTGTGGCCGGTCACCGCGCTCTACTTCGGCCCCGTCGCGGTCTGGGCGTACTACCGGTGGGCGCGCGCCGCGGCGCCGCATACGGGCATGCACGGCGACCACCCACCCCATGCCAACGCTGGGCGTGCGAAGATGGCCATGCCGATGGCGTCGCTGGACCGCCCGTTCTGGTAG
- a CDS encoding hypothetical protein (frameshifted, insertion at around 67174, deletion at around 67250,67123;~possible pseudo due to internal stop codon), translated as MRLGAMYAVDFAIAFLLGIVFPYVAAAPMRGLGFKDGVVAAL; from the coding sequence GTGCGACTCGGTGCCATGTACGCCGTCGACTTCGCGATCGCCTTTCTGCTCGGGATCGTCTTCCCGTACGTCGCCGCCGCGCCGATGCGCGGGCTCGGGTTCAAGGACGGCGTGGTCGCGGCGTTGTAG
- a CDS encoding hypothetical protein (frameshifted, deletion at around 67249;~possible pseudo due to internal stop codon) — translation MIAVEVGMFGWMALLYFVVRPRVEANQVEYWFLIQLGMVLGFATSDPANGWLIKCGIKERM, via the coding sequence GTGATCGCCGTCGAGGTCGGCATGTTCGGGTGGATGGCGTTGCTGTACTTTGTCGTCCGCCCGCGAGTCGAGGCCAATCAGGTCGAGTACTGGTTTCTCATCCAGCTCGGCATGGTGCTCGGCTTCGCGACGAGCGATCCGGCGAACGGGTGGCTGATCAAGTGCGGCATCAAAGAACGGATGTAG
- a CDS encoding calcium/proton exchanger, whose amino-acid sequence MLFLLLLLLVPAALALAYLVHAPPLWTFAGAALAIVPLAEWIRRATEQLARVAGAATGGLLNITFGNAAELILALFVLAGGHQDVVKAQITGSIIGNSLLALGIAIVIGSWGREHQTFTRERAGLLASLLMLSVFALLVPALFDSTERGLRGSPTAGRLDERLSLGASVVLILVYAANLAYTLVTHRDVFAIRGDDDGEAADRGENAWPVWRAIAVLVGATAAIAWMAKLVSDALEATAGQLGLTPFFLGVVVLAILGNAAEFISAGYFARQDRMGLVMSITVGSSTQVALFMAPALVIVSRFTRHPMNLVFRPLELVAIAAAAFTVNAIAADGETTWFEGVLLIAGYALLALAFFFVTP is encoded by the coding sequence GTGCTCTTCCTTCTCCTCCTGCTCCTCGTCCCGGCCGCGCTCGCGCTGGCGTACCTCGTCCACGCGCCGCCGCTCTGGACGTTCGCCGGCGCGGCGCTCGCCATCGTGCCGCTGGCCGAGTGGATCCGGCGCGCCACCGAGCAGCTCGCGCGCGTGGCCGGGGCCGCGACCGGCGGCCTGCTGAACATCACGTTCGGCAACGCCGCGGAGCTGATCCTCGCGCTGTTTGTGCTCGCCGGCGGGCACCAGGACGTCGTCAAGGCGCAGATCACGGGCTCGATCATCGGGAACAGCCTGCTCGCGCTCGGGATCGCGATCGTCATCGGCAGCTGGGGGCGCGAACACCAGACGTTCACGCGCGAGCGCGCCGGACTGCTCGCCAGCCTGCTCATGCTCTCCGTGTTCGCGCTCCTCGTCCCGGCGCTGTTCGACTCCACCGAGCGCGGCCTCCGCGGGAGCCCGACCGCTGGCCGCCTCGACGAGCGCCTGAGTCTCGGCGCGTCGGTGGTGCTGATCCTCGTCTACGCCGCCAACCTCGCCTACACGCTCGTCACGCACCGCGACGTGTTCGCCATCCGCGGCGACGACGATGGCGAGGCGGCGGACCGGGGCGAGAACGCATGGCCCGTCTGGCGCGCGATCGCCGTGCTCGTCGGCGCCACGGCCGCGATCGCGTGGATGGCGAAGCTCGTCTCGGACGCGCTCGAAGCGACGGCGGGGCAGCTCGGGCTCACGCCGTTCTTCCTCGGCGTGGTCGTACTCGCCATCCTCGGCAACGCGGCCGAGTTCATCTCGGCGGGCTACTTCGCGCGGCAGGACCGGATGGGCCTCGTCATGAGCATCACCGTCGGGTCGTCCACGCAGGTCGCGCTCTTCATGGCGCCGGCGCTGGTCATCGTGTCTCGCTTCACCAGGCACCCGATGAACCTCGTCTTTCGCCCGCTCGAGTTGGTCGCGATCGCGGCCGCCGCGTTCACGGTCAACGCGATCGCGGCCGATGGCGAGACGACGTGGTTCGAAGGCGTGCTGCTGATCGCGGGCTACGCGCTCCTCGCGCTGGCCTTCTTCTTCGTCACGCCGTGA
- a CDS encoding cytochrome c oxidase polypeptide II (frameshifted, deletion at around 73771;~possible pseudo due to internal stop codon), with translation MIAFASAAPSMFATHGPAGDPVAALGITLTTVGAVVTGVVTLLLLWAMFHPRHGQSGDVQRGNAPGAIRWIVIGGILVPSLILVASFAYSMGVQARVAAPPTAPAVTVEVLGHRWWWEIRYRGSPPSEGFTTANELHVPVGRPVRIRLASADVIHSFWVPQLAGKTDVVPGQNNEMWLQADRPGTYLGKCAEYCGLEHAQMYFSVVAETPERYAAWVANQQRPAVSDQLTSVPTGYVRPTPPGTDPSVPAPLPAATLRDVALQDPAAVRMQVARGQQVFLARQCAACHAVRGTNALGRVGPDLTHLASRRTIAAGVLPNTRGNLGGWVSNAQAIKPGNLMPTIPLSGPDLQALLAYLETLR, from the coding sequence ATGATCGCCTTCGCGAGCGCCGCGCCGTCGATGTTCGCCACGCACGGGCCCGCCGGCGACCCGGTCGCCGCGCTCGGGATCACGCTCACCACGGTCGGCGCCGTGGTCACCGGGGTGGTCACCCTGCTGTTGCTCTGGGCGATGTTCCACCCGCGGCACGGGCAGTCCGGCGACGTGCAGCGCGGCAACGCGCCGGGCGCGATCCGCTGGATCGTGATTGGCGGGATTCTCGTGCCCTCGCTGATCCTCGTCGCCTCGTTCGCCTACAGCATGGGGGTGCAGGCCCGGGTGGCCGCGCCGCCCACCGCGCCGGCCGTCACGGTCGAGGTGTTGGGCCACCGCTGGTGGTGGGAGATCCGGTACCGGGGCTCCCCGCCGAGCGAGGGGTTCACCACCGCCAACGAGCTGCACGTCCCGGTCGGGCGCCCGGTGCGCATCCGGCTCGCTTCGGCCGACGTGATCCATTCGTTCTGGGTGCCGCAGCTGGCCGGCAAGACCGACGTGGTGCCGGGGCAGAACAACGAGATGTGGCTCCAGGCCGACCGCCCGGGCACGTACCTCGGCAAGTGCGCCGAGTACTGCGGGCTGGAGCACGCGCAGATGTACTTCTCGGTGGTCGCGGAGACGCCGGAGCGCTACGCGGCCTGGGTCGCCAACCAGCAGCGTCCGGCGGTGAGCGACCAGCTGACCTCGGTGCCGACCGGGTACGTGCGCCCCACGCCGCCGGGTACCGACCCGTCGGTCCCGGCGCCGCTGCCGGCGGCGACGCTGCGCGACGTGGCGCTGCAGGACCCGGCGGCGGTGCGCATGCAGGTCGCGCGCGGGCAGCAGGTGTTCCTCGCGCGGCAGTGCGCGGCGTGCCACGCGGTGCGGGGCACCAACGCGTTAGGCCGCGTCGGGCCCGACCTCACGCACCTCGCCAGCCGCCGCACGATCGCCGCGGGGGTGCTGCCCAACACGCGCGGCAACCTCGGCGGCTGGGTGTCGAACGCGCAGGCGATCAAGCCGGGCAACCTGATGCCCACCATCCCGCTGAGCGGCCCCGACCTGCAGGCGCTCCTCGCCTACCTCGAGACGCTCCGGTAG
- a CDS encoding amino acid ABC transporter substrate-binding protein: MPNANGVARALAAAAWALGGVAAAQRPAAQPPVSPPGPAAGPGVLRVCADPNNLPFSDRRGAGFENRIAAELARGLGRRLAYYWWPERRGFARNTVSAGRCDLVVGVPAGYGFTLNTRPYYRSTYALVTRAERYPGLRALDDPRLARLRVGVHYLGGKAVPPPVVALNARHVPVHVVSYSIFGDYTDPDPPAALIRAVARGDVDVAIAWGPLAGPLARRSPVALRVVPLPPGSGAPGQPLEFAVAAGVRRGDTALLAAVQRVLDRRAGAIGRILDAYAVPRLALTSPPIPTPSSGAGTQ; this comes from the coding sequence GTGCCGAACGCGAACGGGGTCGCCCGCGCGCTCGCCGCCGCGGCCTGGGCGTTAGGCGGGGTCGCCGCGGCCCAGCGCCCGGCCGCGCAGCCCCCGGTCTCGCCGCCGGGGCCCGCGGCCGGCCCCGGGGTGCTCCGCGTCTGCGCCGACCCCAACAACCTCCCCTTCTCCGACCGGCGCGGGGCGGGGTTCGAGAACCGCATCGCGGCCGAGCTGGCGCGCGGGCTGGGACGGCGCCTGGCGTACTACTGGTGGCCCGAGCGGCGCGGCTTCGCGCGCAACACCGTCTCCGCGGGGCGCTGCGACCTCGTGGTCGGCGTGCCCGCGGGGTACGGCTTCACGCTCAACACGCGCCCGTACTACCGCTCGACCTACGCCCTCGTCACGCGCGCGGAGCGCTACCCCGGACTGCGCGCGCTCGACGACCCGCGCCTCGCGCGGCTGCGGGTGGGCGTGCACTACCTGGGCGGCAAGGCCGTGCCGCCGCCCGTCGTCGCGCTCAACGCGCGGCACGTGCCGGTGCACGTCGTCTCCTACAGCATTTTCGGCGACTACACCGACCCGGACCCGCCGGCCGCACTCATCCGCGCGGTCGCCCGCGGCGACGTCGACGTCGCGATTGCCTGGGGCCCGCTCGCCGGCCCGCTTGCCCGGCGCTCGCCGGTCGCGCTCCGCGTCGTGCCGCTTCCGCCCGGGAGCGGCGCGCCGGGGCAGCCGCTCGAGTTCGCCGTCGCTGCGGGCGTGCGGCGGGGCGACACCGCCCTGCTCGCCGCCGTGCAGCGGGTGCTCGACCGCCGCGCGGGGGCGATCGGGCGCATCCTCGACGCGTACGCCGTCCCGCGCCTGGCCCTGACCTCCCCACCGATCCCCACCCCGTCGAGCGGAGCTGGCACCCAATGA